A stretch of DNA from Maridesulfovibrio sp.:
CCAGAGAAAGAGTATACGCGGTTATCTCCGCTGCTGGTTCCTCGATTCCTGCCAACTTCCATACAGGAACTCCGGCAAGTTTTGCCTCAAGATCCCATAATGCGCAATCAACGGCATTGCGGGCGGCCCCGGCCGGCAGAGCCGACTGGAGCCGTTCGCGTGAAAGAGGCATTTCGAGACTTTCAATCTGCGCGGTTACGGATTCGACGGTTTCATTGTAGCGGGCGTACGGGACGCATTCACCGCGCCCGACTATCCCGTCCTGCTCAATCTCCACCCGCAGAACTACAGCTTCTGTCCGGGAGCCGCGTGCAATGGTAAAGACCTGTGCCAGCGGAAATACGTCTCTTGCAACCGATATTTTCATTAGACCAGAGCCTCGACCAGTCTTTCTGCACCCTGGCGGAAAGGATCAACAGCGGGAATGCCCATGCGTTTTTCAACTTCGGCAAGGTATGCCAGAGCATCATCTTCGGACATATGCTGTGTGTTTACGGATATGGCAACAGCTTCGCATTCGGGGTTGACCACGCGGGCGAGGGTCAGTGCAGTGTCGCGAAGTTCTTCAAGAGTGGGCTGCTGATAATCGGGCAGACCGCGCATGTGTTCACGGGTGGGTTCGTGGCAGAGAATCAGAGCATCGGGCTGACCACCGTGTACAAGTGCCATGGTTACACCGGAATAGGAGGCATGGTAAAGGCTGCCCTGCCCTTCAATGATATCCCAATGATCAGGATCGTTGTCCGGAGTGAGGTATTCTACTGCTCCGGCCATGAAGTCGGCGATAACTGCATCCAGAGGAACGCCTCCGCCTTCAATGAGGATACCGGTCTGTCCGGTGGCGCGGAAATCGGATTTGATACCGCGTTTTTTCATTTCACGGTCAATAGCCAGAGCGGTGTACATCTTACCAACGGAACAGTCGGTTCCGACAGCAAGACATCTCTTACCGGTGC
This window harbors:
- the dgcN gene encoding N-acetyltransferase DgcN, which codes for MFEAPYLLFLGDAPDALGAKMAQGIYDWRPEAVAGQLRMDGCKADLGIKDLTVKEAVAAGAKTLVVGVVNRGGIISDSWKSVLVEALEAGMDVASGLHTLLRDQPELVAAAEASGSSLIDVRIPTVKYPIATGKKRTGKRCLAVGTDCSVGKMYTALAIDREMKKRGIKSDFRATGQTGILIEGGGVPLDAVIADFMAGAVEYLTPDNDPDHWDIIEGQGSLYHASYSGVTMALVHGGQPDALILCHEPTREHMRGLPDYQQPTLEELRDTALTLARVVNPECEAVAISVNTQHMSEDDALAYLAEVEKRMGIPAVDPFRQGAERLVEALV